One genomic segment of Halorientalis litorea includes these proteins:
- a CDS encoding inorganic phosphate transporter, translated as MVEVVFWGLVGLATGTGLLTAWTLGANSNSPPFAPAIGANAISTMRAAFLIGILAALGALTQGGSISETVGAGLIDGVAITSLAATAGLLTAAGFMAFGIYSGYPVPAAFATTGAMIGVGLSLGGSPTFETYQRILVFWALVPPVSGGLAYFTATILRRDDIPETVSVPLLAAVVGAIVANVELSIIPSPPGETQASLAGFGASVLNLPTVADIDPVTVAVTLGFALLSFKFIRGRTQVSADKGIRTFLVLLGSVVAFSSGGSQVGLATGPLENLYRAELGLPGLALLAVGAAGILGGAWMGAPRLLQATSREYAQLGVRRSIAALVPGFVIAQVAIALGIPISFNNIIISGVIGGGLAGGSAGVSRRKIGVTVTFWVVTLGTSVVIGFGVYRLFAAILG; from the coding sequence ATGGTCGAAGTGGTGTTCTGGGGACTCGTCGGCCTCGCGACGGGGACAGGGTTACTGACTGCGTGGACACTCGGTGCCAACAGCAACTCGCCACCATTCGCACCCGCCATCGGCGCGAACGCCATCTCCACGATGCGGGCCGCCTTCCTCATCGGCATCCTCGCCGCACTCGGCGCGCTGACGCAGGGCGGGAGCATCTCGGAGACGGTCGGTGCCGGACTCATCGACGGAGTGGCGATTACCTCACTGGCGGCGACGGCAGGCCTCTTGACGGCGGCGGGGTTCATGGCGTTCGGCATCTACTCCGGGTACCCAGTCCCCGCCGCGTTCGCCACCACCGGCGCGATGATCGGTGTCGGCTTGTCGCTCGGCGGGTCCCCCACCTTCGAGACGTACCAGCGCATCCTCGTGTTCTGGGCACTCGTGCCTCCGGTGTCCGGTGGGTTAGCGTATTTCACGGCCACGATACTCCGGCGTGACGACATCCCCGAGACTGTCAGTGTGCCGCTTCTAGCCGCCGTCGTCGGGGCGATAGTGGCGAACGTCGAGTTGAGCATCATCCCGTCACCGCCCGGAGAGACACAGGCGTCGCTCGCCGGGTTCGGCGCGAGCGTCCTCAACCTGCCGACAGTGGCGGACATCGACCCGGTAACAGTAGCGGTCACGCTCGGGTTCGCACTGTTGAGTTTCAAGTTCATCAGGGGCCGGACACAAGTGTCCGCCGATAAGGGTATCCGGACGTTCCTCGTCCTGCTCGGGAGCGTCGTCGCCTTCTCCAGCGGTGGCAGTCAGGTTGGCCTCGCCACCGGGCCCCTCGAGAACCTCTACCGGGCGGAACTCGGTTTGCCGGGACTAGCCCTACTCGCCGTCGGTGCCGCCGGGATTCTCGGCGGCGCGTGGATGGGCGCGCCGCGACTGCTCCAAGCCACGTCCCGGGAGTACGCACAACTCGGCGTCAGGCGGTCCATCGCCGCCCTCGTCCCGGGGTTCGTCATCGCGCAGGTGGCCATCGCGCTCGGCATCCCCATCTCGTTCAACAACATCATCATCTCCGGCGTCATCGGCGGTGGCCTCGCTGGCGGGTCGGCGGGCGTCTCGCGTCGGAAAATCGGCGTCACCGTCACCTTCTGGGTCGTGACACTCGGGACGTCGGTCGTCATCGGGTTCGGCGTCTATCGCCTGTTCGCAGCCATCCTCGGCTGA
- a CDS encoding universal stress protein — MAPTHVLVPLDGSPLADDALTHALETFDCRVTVLNVVTPIDTSMSEGGILEPDDDRHESAADRAEQMVERARERATAAGRRVETVVESGDPADTIVEYVENHDVDHVVMGGHGGTRDELARRLLGTVATAVVGEAPATVTVVR, encoded by the coding sequence ATGGCACCGACACACGTTCTCGTTCCCCTCGACGGGTCGCCACTGGCTGACGACGCGTTGACACACGCACTAGAGACGTTCGACTGTCGAGTAACGGTGCTGAACGTCGTCACACCCATCGACACCTCGATGAGTGAGGGCGGCATCCTCGAACCGGATGACGACCGGCACGAGAGTGCGGCGGACCGTGCCGAACAGATGGTCGAGCGAGCACGCGAGCGCGCGACGGCGGCCGGCCGGCGTGTCGAAACGGTGGTGGAGTCCGGTGACCCTGCAGACACCATCGTCGAGTACGTCGAAAACCACGACGTGGACCACGTGGTGATGGGTGGCCACGGTGGGACACGGGACGAACTCGCGCGCCGCCTCCTCGGGACCGTCGCGACGGCCGTCGTCGGGGAAGCCCCCGCCACCGTTACCGTCGTCCGGTGA
- a CDS encoding HalOD1 output domain-containing protein, whose product MGDTSVTYSVVQEVAERKDVPPEELRPLSDVVDPEALDALFASAPGTDHREGRVSFAYEGLSVTIDQNGSVSVTASQQDGTT is encoded by the coding sequence ATGGGAGACACGTCAGTCACCTATAGCGTCGTGCAAGAAGTCGCCGAGCGGAAAGACGTGCCACCCGAGGAACTGCGCCCGCTTAGCGACGTGGTGGACCCGGAGGCGTTGGACGCGCTCTTTGCCTCTGCCCCCGGTACCGACCACCGCGAAGGGAGGGTATCTTTTGCCTACGAAGGACTCTCCGTCACCATCGACCAGAACGGCTCAGTCTCGGTGACAGCGAGTCAACAGGACGGGACGACGTGA
- a CDS encoding Cdc6/Cdc18 family protein — translation MPESDDLFIRQDPIFANKELLEINHLPDEGRIVGRDEEIRKLANAVNPAIFGQSPSNILIYGKTGTGKSLCAKYVSRRLINTADQEGVTASFAYVDCAQDSTETQAVQTIASALNDRAATGVKIPDRGISTATYYKRLWSILDDQLDVTLVILDEIDKLDGDDILMQLSRAGEAGKIEDCKIGVIGISNKIKYKDRMDERVKSSLCEREFVFPPYDATQLRDIMEARSDAFRDSVLAESVIPRAAALAAKEHGDARKAIDILRYAGEIAQSNDMDTVREEFVIQARERAETDRFRELIRGSTPHSRFVLQALTVLSLDEPHEEAFRTTRVFDVYQQICRQEGADSLSLRRVRDLLKEHAFLDILEQSRHSGGSAEGSYTEHQLLEDPDVVKTVLAETVE, via the coding sequence ATGCCCGAATCCGACGACCTGTTCATCCGGCAGGACCCGATATTCGCCAACAAGGAACTGCTGGAGATAAACCACCTCCCGGATGAGGGCCGCATCGTCGGGCGTGACGAGGAGATTCGCAAACTCGCGAACGCGGTCAACCCGGCGATTTTCGGCCAGAGTCCTAGTAACATTCTCATCTACGGGAAGACGGGCACGGGTAAGTCTCTGTGTGCGAAGTACGTCTCCCGGAGACTGATAAATACCGCCGACCAGGAGGGGGTTACCGCGTCGTTCGCCTACGTCGACTGTGCCCAAGACTCGACAGAGACCCAAGCGGTCCAGACCATAGCCAGTGCCCTGAACGACCGAGCGGCCACCGGCGTCAAGATACCCGACCGGGGCATCAGTACCGCGACGTACTACAAACGTCTCTGGTCGATACTCGACGACCAACTCGACGTGACGCTGGTCATTCTGGACGAAATCGACAAACTCGACGGCGACGACATTCTCATGCAACTGTCCCGTGCGGGCGAGGCGGGGAAGATAGAGGACTGCAAAATCGGCGTCATCGGCATCAGCAACAAGATAAAGTACAAAGACAGGATGGACGAGCGCGTCAAATCCAGCCTGTGTGAACGCGAGTTCGTGTTTCCACCGTACGACGCGACCCAACTCAGGGACATCATGGAGGCACGGAGCGACGCGTTCCGTGACAGTGTGCTGGCCGAATCGGTCATCCCCCGTGCGGCCGCACTCGCCGCGAAGGAACACGGCGACGCACGAAAAGCAATCGACATCCTGCGCTACGCCGGGGAGATAGCACAGTCAAACGACATGGATACGGTCCGCGAGGAGTTCGTCATCCAAGCGCGCGAGCGTGCGGAGACGGACCGGTTCCGCGAACTCATCCGGGGGTCGACACCACACTCTCGGTTCGTCCTGCAGGCACTGACAGTTCTGTCGCTCGACGAACCGCACGAAGAAGCGTTTCGGACCACCCGCGTGTTCGACGTGTACCAGCAGATATGCCGACAGGAGGGTGCCGATTCGCTCTCGCTCCGTCGGGTTCGTGACCTACTGAAAGAACACGCGTTCCTCGACATCCTCGAACAGTCGCGTCACAGCGGCGGGAGTGCCGAGGGGAGTTACACCGAACACCAACTTCTCGAAGACCCGGACGTGGTCAAAACGGTTCTCGCCGAAACCGTCGAATGA
- a CDS encoding RNA-guided endonuclease InsQ/TnpB family protein yields MEVRRTVPVKLDVTDEQADLLHETIDEFLWAANYVVDAAWDGEWAETRSSVLHDMTYDKVREQTPLHSNHVQSARNRAVDALDSVVAKWSKGEYASLPTFTTPFCEYNQRNATFHDDHASLSTVDGRVTAEYVLPGENRDTPHSQYLASDEWETTGATLHYRRGDFYLHIRTKADVDSPEPVENGTVLGVDLGIENIAVTSTGVFWSADELNHWRQEYVKRRKSLQECGSRYAHENVQAVGRKETGHFQQYLHRVANELVAEAIDNGCTVIAFENLTNIRDRMPNARKFHEWAFRRLYEYVSYKAEICGIHVEKVNPKNTSQRCSSCGFTHEDNRPAQDTFCCQSCGYENHADYNAAKNIGYTLLRNQTGGEGGAPVGVRLNTGMLNANGVKPVPDSVRAGVHGESPRL; encoded by the coding sequence ATGGAGGTCCGCCGCACCGTCCCGGTCAAACTCGACGTGACCGACGAACAGGCGGACCTGCTCCACGAGACGATTGACGAGTTCCTGTGGGCCGCCAACTACGTCGTAGACGCCGCGTGGGACGGCGAGTGGGCCGAAACGCGCTCGTCGGTCCTCCACGACATGACCTACGACAAGGTGCGCGAACAGACGCCCCTCCACAGCAACCACGTCCAATCGGCTCGTAACCGCGCTGTCGATGCACTTGATAGTGTGGTCGCCAAGTGGTCGAAGGGCGAATACGCATCGTTGCCGACGTTCACGACGCCGTTTTGCGAATACAACCAGCGCAACGCCACGTTCCACGACGACCACGCTTCGCTGTCCACCGTCGATGGGCGCGTTACCGCCGAGTACGTCTTGCCCGGCGAGAACCGTGACACACCCCACTCGCAATATCTCGCATCCGACGAGTGGGAAACGACCGGCGCGACACTCCACTACCGCCGTGGCGACTTCTACCTCCACATCCGAACAAAGGCGGACGTGGACAGCCCCGAACCAGTCGAGAACGGAACGGTTCTCGGCGTGGACCTCGGGATTGAGAACATCGCCGTCACCTCGACCGGCGTGTTCTGGTCTGCCGACGAACTCAACCACTGGCGACAGGAGTATGTCAAGCGCCGCAAATCCCTGCAAGAGTGCGGGTCGCGGTATGCCCACGAGAACGTCCAAGCGGTCGGGCGCAAGGAGACGGGCCACTTCCAGCAGTACCTTCACCGCGTGGCGAACGAACTCGTCGCGGAAGCCATCGACAACGGCTGTACGGTAATCGCCTTCGAAAACTTGACGAACATCCGTGACCGGATGCCCAACGCCCGCAAGTTCCACGAGTGGGCGTTCCGCCGGCTGTACGAGTACGTCTCGTACAAAGCCGAGATATGCGGCATCCACGTTGAGAAGGTGAATCCGAAGAACACGTCGCAGCGGTGTTCGTCGTGTGGGTTCACCCACGAGGACAACCGCCCGGCACAGGATACCTTTTGCTGTCAATCCTGTGGGTACGAGAATCACGCGGACTACAACGCGGCGAAGAACATCGGCTACACACTCCTTCGCAACCAAACCGGGGGTGAAGGAGGCGCACCCGTAGGTGTGCGCTTGAACACCGGGATGCTGAACGCGAACGGGGTCAAACCCGTGCCGGATTCGGTTAGAGCGGGAGTCCACGGTGAAAGCCCACGGCTTTAG
- a CDS encoding HTH domain-containing protein — protein sequence MNGSSVDPDEWLEQKARTLGSDRPVSVEVYLRSFAPPIGARERQEEVIGKLRELAERGRLETVEVTVWGDAVCPDGCCAETHTGREILERMMELQQWGEDEPCSVERTFEEKHVTSAVTDEAFKKIIPPRITLGVYSRGDILLVFPCRLGGEAICVNDFLQALERTEPMQQSSASSSQADTPLSNRSDIGSSSSTENAAESPPERVE from the coding sequence ATGAACGGCAGTTCAGTTGACCCAGATGAGTGGTTGGAACAGAAAGCACGAACGTTAGGGAGTGACCGCCCGGTGTCCGTCGAGGTGTATCTCAGGTCGTTCGCTCCACCTATCGGTGCCAGAGAGCGTCAAGAGGAAGTCATCGGCAAACTACGCGAACTCGCAGAGCGCGGCCGTCTGGAGACGGTCGAGGTCACGGTTTGGGGGGACGCCGTGTGCCCGGACGGGTGCTGCGCCGAAACCCACACCGGACGTGAGATACTGGAGCGAATGATGGAACTACAGCAGTGGGGGGAGGACGAGCCGTGTTCGGTCGAGCGGACGTTCGAGGAGAAGCACGTCACCTCGGCAGTGACGGACGAGGCGTTCAAGAAGATAATTCCCCCCCGAATTACTCTCGGCGTCTACAGCAGGGGCGACATCCTACTCGTCTTCCCCTGTCGTCTCGGCGGCGAGGCAATCTGTGTGAACGACTTTCTCCAAGCACTCGAACGGACCGAGCCGATGCAACAGAGCTCAGCGTCCTCGTCTCAGGCGGACACGCCACTCTCGAATCGAAGCGACATCGGTTCGAGTTCATCGACCGAGAACGCCGCGGAGTCGCCTCCCGAGCGCGTCGAGTAG
- a CDS encoding metal-dependent hydrolase, producing MWPWEHAAVGYICASLAWRWIARRPPGDAPVLVLLFGTQFPDIVDKPLAWGVAILPSGQSLAHSLLFALPTVLVAGVVGVASGRRNLPVSFAVGYLTHVAGDILYPVATGDPLALGFVFYPLTEPAPYPSGAFFGRVADLFTEFVSFLGTPTGTAYLVAELGLVGVALALWTADGTPLLDALGRRLRGVLGR from the coding sequence ATGTGGCCGTGGGAACACGCTGCAGTCGGGTACATCTGCGCCTCACTCGCGTGGCGATGGATTGCACGCCGTCCACCTGGCGACGCGCCGGTACTGGTTCTGCTCTTCGGCACGCAGTTCCCGGATATCGTCGACAAGCCTCTCGCGTGGGGGGTTGCCATCCTCCCCTCGGGACAGTCGCTGGCCCACTCGCTCCTGTTCGCACTGCCTACCGTACTCGTGGCAGGTGTCGTCGGCGTCGCCAGTGGACGGCGGAACCTCCCGGTTTCTTTCGCTGTTGGCTATCTCACACACGTTGCCGGTGATATCCTCTATCCCGTCGCCACGGGCGACCCGCTCGCACTGGGGTTCGTGTTTTATCCGCTCACCGAACCTGCCCCGTATCCCAGCGGTGCGTTCTTCGGTCGGGTTGCCGACCTGTTCACGGAGTTCGTGTCGTTTCTCGGGACACCGACGGGGACGGCGTACCTCGTCGCCGAACTCGGGTTGGTCGGAGTGGCACTCGCTCTTTGGACAGCCGACGGAACGCCGCTACTCGACGCGCTCGGGAGGCGACTCCGCGGCGTTCTCGGTCGATGA
- a CDS encoding polysaccharide deacetylase has protein sequence MGTVVISADAELGWGFHDLRDRPEERLANARDGWRWFAELCEQYQIPTTWAVVGHLLCDDCDGRHTDHPTPDGWFDHERGPDAMPRSLRFADGLVDDIVESTVDHDIGLHTFSHVLFDDPTTTREVARAEVGRALDAARARGLDPTSFVFPRNRIDHREVLASYGIESYRGTGPGIRGPGRTLRKLAVATVARSDPRIVTPYVDDAGLVNVPASLFLFSFEGAARATVAPVFGDPVLRHAKRGIDAAAAADGVFHMWLHPNNIVTDRDARRIECVFEYLDRRRNESAVRVRTMDEVAAETRAEHKATGISPD, from the coding sequence GTGGGAACTGTCGTCATCTCCGCTGACGCCGAACTCGGGTGGGGATTCCACGACCTGCGGGACCGGCCCGAGGAACGCCTCGCCAACGCCCGGGACGGGTGGCGGTGGTTCGCAGAACTCTGTGAGCAGTACCAGATACCGACCACGTGGGCCGTCGTCGGCCACCTGTTGTGCGACGATTGCGACGGCCGCCACACCGACCACCCGACACCGGACGGATGGTTCGACCACGAGCGTGGCCCTGACGCGATGCCGCGGTCGCTCCGGTTCGCCGACGGCCTCGTCGACGACATCGTCGAATCCACCGTCGACCACGATATCGGCCTCCACACGTTCTCGCACGTTCTCTTCGACGACCCGACGACGACCCGCGAGGTGGCCCGTGCAGAAGTGGGTCGCGCACTCGATGCGGCCCGAGCACGCGGCCTCGACCCGACGTCGTTCGTCTTCCCGCGGAACAGAATCGACCATCGGGAGGTCCTCGCGTCGTACGGTATCGAATCGTACCGTGGGACTGGCCCCGGTATCCGTGGCCCGGGGCGGACGCTTCGGAAACTCGCGGTGGCGACTGTCGCACGGTCGGACCCTCGCATCGTGACGCCATATGTGGACGACGCTGGCCTCGTGAACGTGCCCGCGTCGCTGTTTCTCTTCAGTTTCGAAGGGGCCGCACGAGCCACGGTCGCACCCGTTTTCGGTGACCCTGTTCTCAGGCACGCGAAACGTGGCATCGACGCGGCGGCCGCCGCCGACGGTGTCTTCCACATGTGGCTCCATCCGAACAACATCGTCACCGACCGCGACGCCCGCCGCATAGAGTGCGTCTTCGAGTACCTCGACCGACGCCGGAACGAGTCCGCGGTCCGTGTTCGCACGATGGACGAGGTGGCCGCCGAAACTCGTGCCGAACACAAGGCGACTGGAATCTCACCGGACTGA
- a CDS encoding acyltransferase → MSTNVQLGENCDIDASVRFESAGPGTRPVRLGDGATVRSGTIIYPDVTAGPNLTTGHNAVIREGTTLGADVVVGTDVVVDGRASIGSRVSMQTGAYVPPETTIADDVFLGPHAVLTNDPYPLREDVPLTGPAIQSDASVGANATVLPGVTVGERAFVAAGAVVTEDVPPDTLAKGVPATHHELPEPLDGPNVY, encoded by the coding sequence ATGAGTACGAACGTACAACTCGGCGAGAACTGTGATATCGACGCCTCGGTACGGTTCGAATCGGCGGGCCCGGGAACACGGCCAGTACGGCTTGGCGACGGTGCGACGGTCAGGTCCGGTACCATCATCTACCCGGACGTCACCGCTGGACCGAACCTGACGACGGGCCACAACGCGGTCATCAGGGAGGGGACGACGTTGGGTGCCGATGTCGTCGTCGGTACTGACGTCGTCGTCGACGGCCGGGCGTCCATCGGGTCACGAGTGAGTATGCAAACGGGCGCGTACGTCCCGCCGGAGACGACGATAGCCGACGACGTGTTCCTCGGCCCGCATGCCGTGCTGACGAACGACCCGTACCCACTCAGAGAGGATGTCCCGTTGACGGGACCGGCCATCCAATCGGACGCTTCCGTCGGTGCCAACGCGACAGTCCTCCCGGGCGTGACCGTCGGGGAGCGTGCGTTCGTGGCTGCGGGGGCTGTCGTAACCGAAGACGTGCCACCCGACACGCTCGCCAAGGGTGTGCCCGCGACCCACCACGAGCTCCCCGAGCCGCTCGACGGGCCGAACGTCTACTGA
- a CDS encoding NAD-dependent epimerase/dehydratase family protein codes for MEDAISDRRVLVTGGAGFIGRHLVESLLPDNEVTVLDHLSTSSPQDVPAGASVVGADVRNRDVLERAMDGVDTVFHLAAMVDVGASVDSPFVCHETNASATVALLELARAENARVVFASSAAIYGHPTALPIPEDEPKCPASPYGIAKLTADLQVRRFQSLYDLPTVALRFFNVYGPPRGGGVANGVVGAFLERARDGDPMLVHGDGQQTRDFVHVSDVVRALHLAATTEHTGEAFNVGTGQGTSVLTLAETVRDLVDRDVPIEHVSERAGDVAHSRADITKARSVLGFEPSVPLDSGLRSTGFNS; via the coding sequence ATGGAAGACGCGATATCTGACCGACGCGTACTCGTCACTGGCGGTGCCGGATTCATCGGACGGCACCTCGTCGAGTCGTTGCTCCCGGACAACGAGGTCACGGTTCTGGACCACCTCTCGACGAGTTCACCACAGGACGTGCCCGCCGGTGCGAGCGTCGTCGGAGCGGACGTCCGCAATCGGGACGTGCTGGAACGGGCAATGGACGGCGTGGACACCGTGTTCCACCTCGCCGCGATGGTCGACGTGGGGGCGTCGGTCGATAGCCCGTTCGTCTGTCACGAGACGAACGCCAGTGCGACGGTGGCACTCCTCGAACTCGCGCGCGCTGAGAATGCGCGAGTCGTGTTCGCCTCAAGTGCCGCCATCTACGGGCACCCGACGGCACTCCCGATTCCGGAAGACGAGCCGAAGTGTCCGGCCTCACCCTACGGCATCGCGAAACTGACCGCCGACCTCCAAGTACGACGGTTTCAGTCGCTGTACGACCTGCCGACCGTCGCCCTGCGGTTTTTCAACGTGTACGGACCGCCACGCGGGGGTGGTGTGGCGAACGGTGTAGTGGGTGCCTTCCTTGAACGCGCGCGTGACGGCGACCCGATGCTGGTCCACGGTGACGGCCAACAAACGCGTGATTTCGTCCACGTCTCCGACGTCGTCCGTGCCCTCCACCTCGCGGCGACCACTGAACACACCGGTGAGGCGTTCAACGTCGGCACGGGCCAGGGAACCAGCGTGCTGACGCTCGCCGAGACAGTCCGAGACCTCGTCGACCGCGACGTACCCATCGAGCACGTGAGCGAGCGGGCGGGCGATGTGGCTCACAGCCGGGCAGATATCACGAAAGCACGGTCAGTGCTCGGCTTCGAGCCGTCCGTTCCCCTGGATAGCGGTCTCCGGTCGACGGGCTTCAATTCGTGA
- a CDS encoding winged helix-turn-helix domain-containing protein, with protein sequence MNSDWDDVSFVISSQYRIAVLQRLSDGPATPSRIADDADLGIAHISRALQGLRDRDLVELLVSEDRRKGRVYGVTERGSQVWEKIEAENMV encoded by the coding sequence ATGAACTCAGACTGGGACGACGTCAGCTTCGTCATCAGCTCGCAGTACCGTATCGCCGTCTTACAACGGCTCTCTGACGGCCCAGCGACGCCGTCCAGAATCGCCGACGACGCCGACCTCGGTATCGCTCACATCTCGCGGGCCCTGCAGGGCCTGCGTGACAGAGACTTGGTCGAGCTTCTCGTCTCCGAAGACCGCCGCAAAGGACGAGTCTACGGTGTCACCGAGCGTGGAAGTCAGGTATGGGAGAAAATCGAGGCTGAAAACATGGTCTGA
- a CDS encoding DUF7563 family protein: MTAELGAVIDERQGSTNTTCRNCGSYVTESFTRVFGDNDDNVYACLECSTMRALRTGSGVLHD, translated from the coding sequence ATGACCGCGGAACTAGGTGCAGTCATCGACGAGCGCCAAGGAAGTACAAACACGACGTGCCGCAACTGCGGCAGTTACGTCACGGAGTCGTTCACACGCGTCTTCGGGGACAACGACGACAACGTGTACGCCTGCTTAGAGTGCTCGACGATGCGCGCGCTCCGTACCGGAAGCGGCGTCCTCCACGACTGA
- a CDS encoding DUF7344 domain-containing protein, producing the protein MASEQEELTQDVVFDILSSSRRRYVLFYLRQADEPVELNDLAEHVAAWENELPVEELSDQQRKRVYVSLYQTHVPKLDSIGLVDHDQQSGLVELTDRAHEIDSYLTVSTSDVPWQQFYLGLALVSAAMLTLVWLSVGPFAAIPEVAVGVGITVAFAVSAIGHYLYRRQERQRIPRELERNR; encoded by the coding sequence ATGGCATCCGAACAGGAAGAACTGACACAAGACGTTGTTTTCGACATTCTTAGTAGCTCGCGCCGGCGGTACGTACTGTTCTACCTCCGGCAGGCTGACGAACCGGTCGAACTCAACGACCTCGCCGAGCACGTGGCAGCGTGGGAGAACGAACTACCGGTCGAGGAGCTGTCCGACCAGCAACGAAAGCGCGTGTACGTCTCTTTGTACCAGACACACGTCCCAAAACTCGATTCCATTGGGCTGGTCGACCACGACCAACAGAGCGGCCTCGTCGAGTTGACGGACCGTGCCCACGAAATCGACTCGTATCTCACGGTGTCGACCAGTGACGTTCCGTGGCAGCAATTTTACCTCGGACTCGCCCTCGTCAGTGCCGCGATGCTCACGCTCGTTTGGCTGAGTGTCGGGCCGTTCGCCGCCATTCCAGAAGTTGCCGTCGGTGTCGGCATCACCGTGGCCTTCGCCGTTTCAGCCATCGGTCACTATCTCTACCGACGACAGGAACGGCAACGAATCCCGAGAGAACTGGAACGGAACCGGTGA
- a CDS encoding DegT/DnrJ/EryC1/StrS family aminotransferase, with the protein MSLKEEQSHSVAIADPQLGTRESQRVAEVVESGRLAAGETVTAFEEAFAEFCGADTGVATSNGTTALHAALEALGIGEGDRVITTPFSFIASANAIRLAGAEPVFADIDYETYNLDPHAVEATIRQHDGDVDALLVVHLYGLPAAMEALTDIADTYDLAVVEDACQAHGARYRGDHVGTIGDIGCFSFYPTKNMTTGEGGAIVTDREAIAERARRYVNHGRDGGDSHVDVGHNFRMTNVAAALGMVQLERLPSFNRARRANAEYLTEALEKSPVVPPVEPDGRRHVYHQYTVRVDDRDTVRERLDEVGIGTGVYYPTPIHRQPAYDETTATAPVAEHAAGEVLSLPVHPNCPEAALDTAASVLKSHATDD; encoded by the coding sequence ATGTCGCTGAAAGAAGAGCAGAGCCACTCGGTCGCTATCGCCGACCCGCAACTCGGCACGCGTGAGTCCCAGCGCGTGGCGGAAGTCGTCGAGTCGGGACGGCTGGCCGCAGGTGAGACTGTCACCGCCTTCGAGGAGGCGTTCGCGGAGTTTTGCGGTGCCGACACCGGCGTCGCGACGAGCAACGGGACGACGGCCCTCCACGCAGCACTCGAAGCCCTCGGCATCGGTGAGGGTGACCGGGTCATCACGACGCCGTTCTCGTTCATCGCCTCGGCGAACGCCATCCGTCTGGCCGGTGCCGAGCCGGTCTTCGCTGACATCGACTACGAGACGTACAACCTCGACCCGCACGCCGTCGAAGCCACCATTCGGCAGCACGACGGCGACGTCGACGCCCTTCTCGTCGTGCACCTCTACGGCCTCCCGGCCGCGATGGAGGCACTCACCGATATCGCCGACACGTACGACCTCGCCGTGGTCGAGGACGCGTGTCAGGCCCACGGCGCGCGCTACCGGGGTGACCACGTCGGGACGATAGGCGACATCGGCTGTTTCAGTTTCTACCCGACCAAGAACATGACTACCGGCGAGGGCGGTGCGATAGTGACCGACAGGGAGGCTATCGCCGAGCGTGCCCGACGGTACGTCAACCACGGACGCGACGGTGGGGACAGCCACGTCGATGTCGGGCACAACTTCCGAATGACCAACGTCGCCGCGGCCCTCGGCATGGTTCAACTCGAACGCCTCCCGTCGTTCAACCGCGCCCGCCGTGCCAACGCGGAGTACCTGACTGAGGCACTCGAGAAGAGTCCCGTCGTTCCGCCGGTCGAACCCGACGGGCGTCGGCACGTCTACCACCAGTACACCGTCAGAGTGGACGACCGGGACACGGTCCGGGAGCGACTCGACGAGGTCGGTATCGGTACCGGCGTCTACTACCCGACGCCGATTCACCGGCAACCGGCGTACGACGAGACGACTGCGACCGCACCAGTCGCGGAGCACGCGGCAGGGGAGGTCCTCTCGTTGCCGGTCCACCCGAACTGCCCCGAAGCGGCACTCGACACTGCCGCGAGCGTTCTCAAGAGCCACGCAACCGATGACTGA